A region from the Streptomyces lydicus genome encodes:
- a CDS encoding alpha/beta fold hydrolase, which translates to MRPSRTTLRAAIGTVSAAVLATTVLAGAPATAEAATPRSAPTAAASGAPSVRFVDIQGDGGTTLKANVFTPAGADGTRRYPVIVLPTSWSMPQIEYMAQAKKLAEAGYVVVGYNSRGFWQSGGEIDTAGPKDVADASKVIDWTLAHTPADPQKVGMGGVSYGAGISLLASAFDKRIKAVAALSGWGDLVGSIYSGRTEHRQAASFLGGTGELTGRPSPEFRTIMKDFLASNLDKENDLIAWGRKRSPATYLDKINANGAAIMLGNAWGDSIFPPNQTADFYEKLTGPKRLEFRPGDHATAEGLGLFGLPNDTWTDTQRWFDHYLKGADNGIDRESPVLLKSRSTGAYEGYKSWKDVPSAQRRIELGDSKQINTNWDSGANGGLIILSSMLDQFLRLPPMASIPLLPRSLAAVWQSERYDTGQRVRGTTRLHTTLTSTAESGTAIAYLYDVGPLGIGKLVTHAPYTFHGKTPNQPFGVDLDLFSTAYDVPAGHRLAVVVDTVDPLYNEHNPSGARLTFSSPSNDPSYVSVPVRD; encoded by the coding sequence ATGAGGCCCTCCCGTACGACACTGCGCGCCGCGATCGGCACCGTCTCCGCGGCGGTGCTGGCCACCACGGTCCTCGCCGGCGCGCCGGCCACCGCCGAGGCGGCAACGCCGCGATCCGCCCCCACGGCAGCGGCGTCGGGCGCCCCCTCCGTGCGGTTCGTCGACATCCAGGGCGACGGCGGTACCACCCTCAAGGCGAATGTCTTCACTCCGGCCGGTGCCGACGGCACCCGGCGCTACCCCGTCATCGTGCTGCCCACCAGCTGGTCGATGCCGCAGATCGAGTACATGGCGCAGGCCAAGAAGCTGGCCGAGGCGGGCTATGTCGTCGTCGGCTACAACTCACGCGGCTTCTGGCAGTCCGGCGGTGAGATCGACACGGCCGGCCCGAAGGACGTCGCCGACGCGTCGAAGGTCATCGACTGGACGCTGGCCCACACACCGGCCGATCCCCAGAAGGTCGGGATGGGCGGGGTCTCCTACGGTGCCGGGATCAGCCTGCTGGCCTCCGCGTTCGACAAGCGGATCAAGGCGGTTGCGGCGCTCAGCGGCTGGGGCGATCTCGTCGGCTCGATCTACAGCGGCCGCACCGAGCACCGGCAGGCCGCATCGTTCCTGGGCGGCACGGGCGAGCTGACCGGACGCCCCAGCCCCGAATTCCGCACCATCATGAAGGACTTCCTGGCCTCGAACCTGGACAAGGAGAACGACCTGATCGCCTGGGGGCGCAAACGCTCCCCCGCCACCTATCTCGACAAGATCAACGCCAATGGCGCCGCCATCATGCTGGGCAACGCCTGGGGCGATTCCATCTTCCCGCCCAACCAGACCGCCGACTTCTACGAGAAGCTGACCGGCCCCAAGCGACTCGAATTCCGTCCCGGTGATCACGCCACGGCCGAAGGGCTCGGCCTGTTCGGGCTGCCCAACGACACCTGGACCGACACCCAGCGGTGGTTCGACCACTACCTCAAGGGCGCGGACAACGGCATCGACCGGGAGTCGCCGGTGCTGCTCAAGTCCCGTTCCACCGGCGCGTACGAGGGCTACAAGAGCTGGAAGGACGTCCCGTCCGCGCAGCGCCGGATCGAGCTCGGCGACAGCAAACAGATCAATACCAACTGGGACTCCGGCGCCAACGGCGGGCTGATCATCCTCTCCAGCATGCTGGACCAGTTCCTCCGGCTGCCGCCGATGGCCTCGATCCCGCTGCTGCCGCGCTCCCTGGCCGCCGTCTGGCAGTCCGAGCGCTACGACACCGGGCAGCGGGTCAGGGGGACCACCCGACTGCACACCACCCTGACCAGCACCGCGGAGAGCGGCACCGCCATCGCCTACCTCTACGACGTGGGCCCGCTCGGCATCGGCAAGCTGGTCACCCACGCGCCGTACACCTTCCACGGCAAGACGCCGAACCAGCCCTTCGGCGTCGACCTGGACCTGTTCTCCACGGCCTACGACGTCCCGGCCGGCCACCGTCTCGCGGTGGTCGTGGACACCGTCGACCCGCTGTACAACGAGCACAACCCGAGCGGCGCCCGGCTGACGTTCTCCTCCCCGTCGAACGATCCGTCCTATGTGTCGGTGCCGGTGCGCGACTAG
- a CDS encoding amino acid ABC transporter permease, producing MNVLLDNLSLYGKGLLGTVELTVFASLLALVLGFLMAAFRVAPVGSLRAFGTAWVTVLRNTPLTLLFFAVVLGLPRFGFVLPFNLFAILALGCYTSAFICEAVRSGINTVPAGQGEAARSLGMTFPQTLGGIVLPQAFRSVIPPIGSTLIALAKNSAIAGAFSVTELLGVYKPLSEMGYGIIWTFVWIAVGYLIVTLTISALFHVLEKRFGVAR from the coding sequence ATGAACGTTCTCCTCGACAACCTCTCCCTCTACGGGAAGGGCCTGCTGGGCACCGTCGAACTCACCGTCTTCGCCTCGCTGCTCGCGCTCGTCCTCGGTTTCCTGATGGCCGCGTTCCGGGTGGCGCCGGTCGGCTCCCTGCGGGCCTTCGGCACGGCCTGGGTGACGGTGCTGCGCAACACGCCGCTGACGCTGCTGTTCTTCGCGGTGGTGCTGGGCCTGCCACGCTTCGGCTTCGTCCTGCCCTTCAACCTCTTCGCCATCCTCGCGCTGGGCTGCTACACCTCCGCCTTCATCTGCGAGGCGGTGCGCTCCGGCATCAACACCGTGCCGGCCGGGCAGGGCGAGGCGGCCCGCAGCCTGGGCATGACCTTCCCGCAGACGCTGGGCGGAATCGTCCTCCCGCAGGCGTTCCGCTCCGTCATCCCGCCCATCGGCTCCACCCTGATCGCGCTCGCCAAGAACTCCGCGATCGCCGGTGCCTTCAGCGTCACCGAACTGCTGGGGGTCTACAAGCCGCTCAGCGAGATGGGTTACGGCATCATCTGGACCTTCGTCTGGATCGCCGTCGGCTATCTGATCGTCACCCTGACCATCAGCGCGCTCTTCCACGTGCTGGAGAAGCGCTTCGGAGTCGCCCGATGA
- a CDS encoding amino acid ABC transporter permease, with the protein MTTALYDVPGPRTRQRHRLYGLVSTVLILALLGWILYLLFTTGQFTAEKWTPFTYKGIQELLLRGLGNTLKAFALAAVLSLALGGVLATGRLSEHRTVRWVSTVLVEFFRAMPVLVMIFFIYVALKAEPLVALVAGLTLYNGSVLAEVFRTGVHSVDRGQREAAYALGMRKTQVMTHVLVPQAVRAMLPAIISQLVVALKDTSLGYLITYEEFLHAGKLIASNLDYDLPFIPVVMIISPIYIGMCMLLSWLAHWVSRRQRRNPKVEAAEVAAPEPGTLLPGGHRRPG; encoded by the coding sequence ATGACCACCGCCCTCTACGACGTCCCGGGCCCGCGGACCAGGCAGCGGCACCGGCTCTACGGCCTGGTCTCCACGGTGCTGATCCTCGCCCTGCTCGGCTGGATCCTCTACCTCCTCTTCACCACCGGGCAGTTCACCGCGGAGAAATGGACTCCCTTCACCTACAAGGGAATTCAGGAGCTCCTGCTGCGGGGCCTCGGCAACACCCTGAAGGCCTTCGCCCTCGCCGCGGTGCTGTCGCTGGCGCTGGGCGGGGTGCTGGCGACCGGCCGGCTCTCCGAGCACCGGACCGTGCGCTGGGTGTCCACGGTGCTGGTGGAGTTCTTCCGCGCCATGCCCGTACTGGTCATGATCTTCTTCATCTATGTGGCGCTGAAGGCGGAGCCGCTGGTCGCCCTGGTCGCCGGGCTGACGCTCTACAACGGCTCGGTGCTCGCCGAGGTCTTCCGTACCGGCGTCCACTCCGTCGACCGCGGCCAGCGCGAGGCGGCCTACGCACTGGGCATGCGCAAGACGCAGGTCATGACGCATGTCCTGGTGCCGCAGGCGGTCCGGGCGATGCTCCCGGCGATCATCAGCCAGCTGGTGGTCGCCCTGAAGGACACCTCGCTCGGCTACCTCATCACCTACGAGGAGTTCCTGCACGCGGGCAAGCTGATCGCCTCCAACCTCGACTACGACCTGCCGTTCATCCCCGTCGTCATGATCATCTCGCCGATCTACATCGGGATGTGCATGCTGCTGTCCTGGCTGGCCCACTGGGTCTCCCGCCGCCAGCGGCGCAACCCCAAGGTGGAGGCCGCCGAGGTGGCCGCCCCGGAGCCGGGCACCTTGCTGCCGGGGGGCCATCGACGGCCGGGGTGA
- a CDS encoding glutamate ABC transporter substrate-binding protein has product MPHSHSSPLRRALLAVVLAVLALALAGCGREGSPPVKGPKGSELPHYPVARNFSLPASPTWVRAKRRGHLIIGVKEDQPYLGEKDPATGRYTGFDIEIAKMMSAALGFPPQTIQFQTIASANRETALQNGQIDLYVGTYTINAKRKKLVGFAGPYYMAGQSLLVRTDEHDIKGPQDLAGKRVCSAAGSTPFQRIQAEYPRAVLVAYDTYSVCVDNLLTYQVAAVTTDDAILLGYAAKVPHELKVVGKPFSEEPYGIGVPRGDNALRFALDDALAANEKNGNWKKAYDATLGLSGVPAPKPPPIDRYPAT; this is encoded by the coding sequence ATGCCGCACAGCCACTCCTCGCCCCTGCGCCGCGCCCTCCTGGCCGTCGTGCTCGCCGTGCTCGCGCTGGCCCTCGCCGGCTGCGGCCGGGAAGGAAGCCCGCCGGTCAAGGGCCCCAAGGGCAGCGAACTGCCGCACTACCCGGTCGCCAGGAACTTCTCGCTGCCCGCCTCCCCGACCTGGGTGCGGGCCAAGCGCCGCGGCCACCTCATCATCGGCGTCAAGGAGGACCAGCCCTACCTCGGCGAGAAGGACCCGGCCACCGGCCGGTACACCGGCTTCGACATCGAGATCGCCAAGATGATGTCCGCCGCCCTCGGCTTCCCGCCGCAGACCATCCAGTTCCAGACGATCGCCTCCGCCAACCGCGAGACGGCCCTGCAGAACGGCCAGATCGACCTCTACGTCGGCACCTACACCATCAACGCCAAGCGCAAGAAGCTGGTGGGCTTCGCCGGCCCGTACTACATGGCCGGCCAGTCACTGCTGGTGCGCACCGACGAGCACGACATCAAGGGGCCGCAGGACCTGGCCGGCAAACGGGTCTGCTCGGCGGCCGGATCGACCCCCTTCCAGCGCATCCAGGCCGAGTACCCCAGGGCCGTACTGGTCGCCTACGACACCTACTCGGTGTGCGTCGACAACCTGCTCACCTACCAGGTCGCCGCGGTCACCACCGACGACGCGATCCTGCTGGGCTACGCGGCCAAGGTGCCCCACGAGCTGAAGGTGGTCGGCAAGCCGTTCTCCGAGGAGCCGTACGGCATCGGCGTGCCCCGCGGTGACAATGCGCTGCGGTTCGCGCTCGACGACGCCCTCGCCGCGAACGAGAAGAACGGCAACTGGAAGAAGGCGTACGACGCGACCCTCGGCCTGTCCGGAGTGCCTGCCCCCAAGCCGCCCCCGATCGACCGCTACCCGGCGACCTGA
- a CDS encoding class I SAM-dependent methyltransferase: MAGTPFDESERQIWAGSAAAYEAGFGRLCAHPVPRLLDAAGVAAGTRVLDVGTGTGSAAAAACARGARVVAVDAEPDMARRAARTAPGAGVHIAALPQLPYADGQFDAVVGNFVLNHVGRPRAALDELRRVTRPGGRIALTLWAAPAAPGQALLGRAVHAAGVPRPSFLPSLAPEDDFPRTEEGVVGLVRDAGLTEAACRPVSWDHHTTPEEWWSGPAAGVATIGRVVWSQGAAVAERIRQRFVVLAKEFTDGEGRLVLPHRALLASGRVAGPGRAGA; the protein is encoded by the coding sequence GTGGCCGGGACACCGTTCGATGAGAGTGAGCGTCAGATCTGGGCGGGGAGTGCGGCCGCGTACGAGGCGGGGTTCGGCAGGCTCTGTGCCCATCCGGTCCCGCGGTTGCTGGACGCCGCAGGGGTGGCGGCGGGCACGCGGGTGCTCGACGTCGGTACGGGGACGGGCTCGGCCGCGGCGGCGGCCTGTGCGCGCGGTGCCCGGGTGGTGGCCGTGGATGCCGAGCCCGATATGGCCCGGCGGGCCGCCCGTACGGCCCCCGGCGCAGGTGTGCATATCGCCGCCCTTCCGCAACTTCCGTATGCCGACGGACAGTTCGATGCCGTGGTCGGCAACTTTGTGCTCAATCACGTGGGGCGGCCCCGTGCGGCACTCGACGAGCTGCGCCGGGTGACCCGGCCGGGCGGCCGGATCGCGCTGACGCTCTGGGCGGCTCCCGCCGCACCCGGGCAGGCGCTGCTCGGCCGCGCCGTACATGCGGCCGGTGTGCCCCGTCCGTCGTTTCTGCCCTCGCTCGCCCCCGAAGACGACTTCCCGCGTACCGAAGAAGGCGTCGTCGGCCTGGTGCGGGACGCGGGGTTGACGGAGGCGGCCTGCCGGCCGGTGTCCTGGGATCACCACACCACACCGGAGGAGTGGTGGAGCGGTCCGGCGGCAGGGGTGGCGACCATCGGCCGGGTCGTATGGAGCCAGGGGGCGGCCGTGGCCGAACGTATCCGTCAGCGCTTCGTCGTGCTGGCGAAGGAGTTCACCGATGGTGAGGGCCGGTTGGTGCTTCCGCACAGGGCGCTGCTGGCGTCCGGGCGGGTGGCCGGGCCGGGGCGGGCCGGCGCCTGA